A section of the Burkholderia mallei ATCC 23344 genome encodes:
- the oprB gene encoding efflux RND transporter outer membrane subunit OprB: MKRKHALTALAVALLAAGCTLAPRYERPAAPVSGAFPADGVYAAQPGAAPGARSANGQAAVDIGWREFFVDPRLQRLIEIALKNNRDLRVSVLNVEASRAQYQITRAGLFPTLSGTGTGTIQRTPAGVSITGQPLISRTYNVGVSASWELDLFGRVQSLKDQALAQYFATAQARKAAEISLVASVADQYLTLLSTDDLLQVTQNTLKSARASYDLTKLQFDNGTGSELDLRQAQTVVETALASQQAQARARAQALNALVLLIGEPLPDDLPADLPLNAQNLLTDIPAGLPSDLLTRRPDIMQAEETLRAANANIGAARAAFFPKISLTSAFGTASTTLGGLFKAGTAAWSFAPNIALPIFEGGQNIANLDLAHVQKRIEIANYEKAIQSAFREVSDGLAARGTYDQQIAALERNEHAQQRRYDLSDLRYRNGVDSYLSVLTAQTDLYSAQQQLISARLARWTNLVDLYRALGGGWLERAGETPRPADAPVDYGKAAPAPAVAVPAASASAPAAG, from the coding sequence ATGAAGCGAAAACATGCTTTGACTGCACTCGCAGTCGCGCTGCTCGCCGCGGGCTGCACGCTCGCGCCGCGCTACGAGCGTCCGGCCGCGCCGGTGTCGGGCGCGTTCCCCGCCGACGGCGTCTATGCCGCGCAGCCGGGCGCCGCGCCCGGCGCGCGCAGCGCGAACGGCCAGGCGGCCGTCGATATCGGCTGGCGCGAGTTCTTCGTCGATCCGCGCCTGCAGCGGCTGATCGAGATCGCGCTGAAGAACAACCGCGACCTGCGCGTGTCGGTGCTCAACGTCGAGGCGTCGCGCGCGCAGTATCAGATCACGCGCGCGGGGCTCTTCCCGACGTTGAGCGGCACCGGCACGGGCACGATCCAGCGCACGCCGGCCGGCGTGTCGATCACCGGCCAGCCGCTCATCTCGCGGACCTACAACGTCGGCGTCTCCGCGTCGTGGGAGCTCGACCTGTTCGGCCGCGTGCAGAGCCTGAAGGACCAGGCGCTCGCGCAATACTTCGCCACCGCGCAGGCGCGCAAGGCCGCGGAGATCTCGCTCGTCGCGAGCGTCGCCGATCAGTACCTGACGCTGCTGTCGACCGACGATCTGCTGCAGGTCACGCAGAACACGCTGAAGTCGGCGCGCGCGTCCTACGATCTGACGAAGCTGCAGTTCGACAACGGCACCGGCTCGGAGCTCGACCTGCGCCAGGCGCAGACGGTGGTCGAGACCGCGCTCGCGAGCCAGCAGGCGCAGGCGCGCGCCCGCGCGCAGGCGCTCAACGCGCTCGTGCTGCTGATCGGCGAGCCGCTGCCCGACGATCTGCCGGCCGACCTGCCACTCAATGCGCAGAACCTGCTCACCGACATTCCGGCCGGGCTGCCGTCCGATCTGCTCACGCGGCGGCCCGACATCATGCAAGCCGAGGAGACGCTGCGCGCGGCGAACGCGAACATCGGCGCGGCGCGCGCGGCGTTCTTCCCGAAGATCTCGCTCACCAGCGCGTTCGGCACCGCGAGCACGACGCTCGGCGGCCTGTTCAAGGCGGGCACGGCGGCGTGGTCGTTCGCGCCGAACATCGCGCTGCCGATCTTCGAGGGCGGGCAGAACATCGCGAACCTCGATCTCGCGCACGTGCAGAAGCGCATCGAGATCGCGAACTACGAGAAGGCGATCCAGAGCGCGTTTCGCGAGGTGTCGGACGGGCTTGCCGCGCGCGGCACGTACGATCAGCAGATCGCGGCGCTCGAGCGCAACGAGCACGCGCAGCAGCGCCGCTACGATCTGTCGGACCTGCGCTACAGGAACGGCGTCGACAGCTATCTGTCGGTGCTGACCGCGCAGACGGACCTGTATTCGGCGCAGCAGCAGTTGATCAGCGCGCGGCTCGCGCGCTGGACGAACCTCGTGGACCTGTATCGCGCGCTGGGCGGCGGGTGGCTCGAGCGCGCGGGCGAGACGCCGCGCCCGGCGGACGCGCCCGTCGATTACGGCAAGGCGGCGCCCGCGCCGGCGGTGGCCGTGCCGGCTGCGTCGGCCAGCGCGCCGGCGGCGGGCTGA
- the bpeR gene encoding TetR family transcriptional regulator BpeR: MARRTKEEALATRDRILDAAEHVFFEKGVSHTSLADIAQHAGVTRGAIYWHFASKSELFDAMFDRVLLPIDELKAGTGEPHADPLGRIREILIWCLLGAARDPQLRRVFSILFMKCEYVADMGPLLQRNREGMRDALRNIEADLAQGVANGQLPADLDTWRATLMLHTLVSGFVRDMLMLPGEIDAERHAEKLVDGCFDMLRMSPAMRKDD; encoded by the coding sequence ATGGCCAGACGCACGAAGGAGGAAGCGCTCGCGACGCGCGACCGCATCCTCGACGCCGCCGAGCACGTCTTCTTCGAGAAAGGCGTATCGCACACGTCGCTCGCCGACATCGCCCAGCACGCGGGCGTCACGCGGGGCGCGATCTATTGGCACTTCGCGAGCAAGAGCGAGCTCTTCGACGCGATGTTCGACCGCGTGCTCCTGCCGATCGACGAACTGAAGGCCGGCACGGGCGAGCCGCACGCGGACCCGCTCGGCCGGATTCGCGAAATCCTGATCTGGTGCCTGCTCGGCGCCGCGCGCGATCCGCAATTGCGGCGCGTGTTCAGCATCCTGTTCATGAAGTGCGAGTACGTCGCGGACATGGGGCCGCTGCTGCAGCGCAACCGCGAAGGCATGCGCGACGCCCTGCGCAACATCGAGGCGGATCTCGCGCAGGGCGTCGCGAACGGCCAGTTGCCCGCCGATCTCGACACGTGGCGTGCGACGCTGATGCTGCATACGCTCGTGAGCGGCTTCGTGCGCGACATGCTGATGCTGCCGGGCGAGATCGACGCCGAACGGCATGCGGAAAAACTCGTCGACGGCTGCTTCGACATGCTGCGCATGAGCCCCGCGATGCGCAAGGACGACTGA
- the bpeA gene encoding efflux RND transporter periplasmic adaptor BpeA yields the protein MRVERVPYRLITVATAAVFLAACGKKESAPPPQTPEVGVVTVQPQPVPVVSELPGRTSAYLVAQVRARVDGIVLRREFTEGSDVKAGQRLYKIDPAPYIAQLNSAKATLAKAQANLATQNALVARYKVLVAANAVSKQQYDDAVAAQGQAAADVGAGKAAVETAQINLGYTDVVSPITGRVGISQVTPGAYVQASQATLMSTVQQLDPVYVDLTQSSLDGLKLRQDIQSGRIKTEGPGAAKVTLILEDGKPYPERGKLQFSDVTVDQTTGSVTIRAIFPNKQRVLLPGMFVRARIEEGVNENAFLVPQIGVTHDPKGQAIAMIVDGKGKVEPRVLVTGGTQGQNWVVESGLQAGDRVIVQGIDKVRPGMTVKAAEAQLPAAAAGASGAAPAGGSPAQAAAASAAASGAAPSSAAAASSAQ from the coding sequence ATGCGCGTCGAACGGGTTCCATACCGCTTAATCACTGTCGCGACGGCTGCCGTTTTCCTGGCCGCGTGCGGAAAAAAAGAATCGGCTCCGCCCCCTCAAACGCCCGAAGTCGGCGTCGTCACCGTCCAGCCGCAGCCCGTGCCGGTCGTCTCCGAACTGCCGGGCCGTACGAGCGCCTATCTGGTCGCGCAGGTGCGCGCACGGGTCGACGGCATCGTGTTGCGGCGCGAGTTCACGGAAGGCAGCGACGTCAAGGCCGGCCAGCGCCTGTACAAGATCGATCCGGCACCCTATATCGCGCAATTGAACAGCGCGAAGGCGACGCTCGCGAAGGCGCAGGCGAACCTCGCGACGCAGAACGCGCTCGTCGCGCGCTACAAGGTGCTCGTCGCCGCGAACGCGGTCAGCAAGCAGCAGTACGACGATGCGGTGGCCGCGCAAGGGCAGGCGGCCGCCGACGTGGGCGCGGGCAAGGCCGCCGTCGAGACCGCGCAGATCAACCTCGGCTATACGGATGTCGTCTCGCCGATCACGGGCCGCGTCGGCATCTCGCAGGTCACGCCGGGCGCGTACGTGCAGGCGAGCCAGGCGACGCTGATGTCGACCGTCCAGCAGCTCGATCCGGTCTACGTCGATCTCACGCAGTCGAGCCTCGACGGCCTGAAGCTGCGCCAGGACATCCAGAGCGGGCGCATCAAGACGGAAGGCCCGGGCGCGGCGAAGGTCACGCTGATTCTCGAGGACGGCAAGCCGTACCCGGAGCGGGGCAAGCTGCAGTTCAGCGATGTCACGGTCGACCAGACGACGGGCTCGGTCACGATCCGCGCGATCTTCCCGAACAAGCAGCGCGTGCTGCTGCCGGGCATGTTCGTGCGCGCGCGCATCGAAGAGGGCGTCAACGAGAACGCGTTCCTCGTTCCGCAGATCGGCGTCACGCACGATCCGAAGGGCCAGGCGATCGCGATGATCGTCGACGGCAAGGGCAAGGTCGAGCCGCGCGTGCTGGTCACGGGCGGCACGCAGGGCCAGAACTGGGTGGTCGAGAGCGGCCTGCAGGCGGGCGACCGCGTGATCGTGCAGGGCATCGACAAGGTGCGCCCGGGCATGACCGTGAAGGCCGCCGAGGCTCAATTGCCGGCCGCGGCGGCCGGCGCGTCGGGTGCCGCGCCCGCGGGCGGCTCGCCCGCCCAGGCCGCGGCGGCGAGCGCGGCCGCGTCGGGTGCCGCGCCGTCGAGCGCTGCCGCCGCGTCGAGCGCGCAATAA
- a CDS encoding CoxG family protein produces the protein MELNDALYIPLAPSVVWDALQDLALVRASLDHCESFSRLARGEYALALTVPLGPLRARYDVRAHVVGERHDEPVHTRRTLNFRARADGIGALRGQIDVVLAPADDERGASRRAPTTRIEYAVWATASGPLAELPGRQIQNALHELADDFFNEFCAVVQAKHGLAPNRARDGAPQRQHVFLRPAAFTGIARRAHAQHLGGALTGRAASALHHRESNPVPLWAWAVMIFFVALLLYAARWLNGG, from the coding sequence ATGGAACTGAACGACGCGCTGTACATTCCGCTCGCACCGTCCGTCGTCTGGGACGCGCTGCAGGATCTCGCGCTCGTGCGCGCGAGCCTCGACCATTGCGAGTCGTTTTCGCGGCTCGCGCGCGGCGAGTACGCGCTCGCGCTGACGGTGCCGCTCGGCCCGTTGCGCGCGCGCTACGACGTGCGCGCGCACGTCGTCGGCGAGCGCCACGACGAGCCCGTGCACACGAGACGCACGCTGAACTTCCGGGCCCGCGCGGACGGCATCGGTGCGCTGCGCGGCCAGATCGACGTCGTGCTCGCGCCGGCGGACGACGAGCGGGGCGCGAGCCGCCGCGCCCCGACGACGCGGATCGAATACGCGGTATGGGCGACGGCCTCCGGCCCGCTCGCCGAGCTGCCGGGGCGGCAGATCCAGAACGCGCTGCACGAGCTCGCCGACGATTTCTTCAACGAATTCTGCGCGGTCGTGCAAGCCAAGCACGGGCTCGCGCCGAACCGCGCGCGCGACGGCGCGCCGCAGCGGCAGCACGTGTTCCTGCGGCCCGCGGCGTTCACCGGCATCGCGCGCCGCGCGCACGCGCAGCATCTGGGCGGGGCGCTGACGGGGCGCGCGGCGAGCGCGCTGCATCATCGCGAATCGAACCCGGTGCCGCTGTGGGCGTGGGCCGTGATGATCTTCTTCGTCGCGCTGCTGCTGTACGCGGCGCGCTGGCTCAACGGCGGCTGA
- a CDS encoding DegQ family serine endoprotease: MTTRILARGAVAVAVAAALSAGYVAGTRRAEPQIITPAVAALMPAEAAAKTGIPDFSGLVETYGPAVVNISAKHVVQRAAQRRAAPQLPIDPDDPFYQFFRHFYGQIPGMGGGRQPQPDDQPSTSLGSGFIISADGYILTNAHVIDGANVVTVKLTDKREYKAKVVGADKQSDVAVLKIDASGLPIVKIGDPAQSKVGQWVVAIGSPYGFDNTVTSGIISAKSRALPDENYTPFIQTDVPVNPGNSGGPLFNLNGEVIGINSMIYSQTGGFQGLSFAIPINEAMKVKDELVKTGHVSRGRLGVAVQGLNQTLASSFGLQKPDGALVSSVDPKGPAAKAGLQPGDVILAVDGVPVQDSSTLPAQIAGMKPGTKADLQIWRDKSRKTVSVTLASLADDQAKAGADEPVEQGRLGVAVRPLSPRERNGSSLTHGLVVQQSAGPAASAGIQPGDVILAVNGRPVTSAEQLRDAVKRAGNSLALLIQRDDAQIFVPVDLG, from the coding sequence ATGACTACCCGAATCCTTGCACGTGGCGCAGTTGCCGTGGCTGTCGCCGCGGCGTTGTCGGCAGGCTATGTGGCGGGCACCCGCCGGGCGGAGCCGCAGATCATCACGCCGGCGGTCGCCGCGCTGATGCCGGCCGAGGCGGCCGCGAAGACGGGCATTCCCGATTTTTCCGGGCTGGTCGAGACCTACGGGCCGGCCGTCGTGAACATCAGCGCGAAGCACGTCGTGCAGCGCGCCGCGCAGCGTCGCGCGGCGCCGCAGTTGCCGATCGACCCGGACGATCCGTTCTATCAATTCTTCCGACATTTCTACGGGCAGATTCCCGGGATGGGCGGCGGCCGCCAGCCGCAGCCGGACGACCAGCCGAGCACGAGCCTCGGCTCCGGCTTCATCATCAGCGCCGACGGGTATATCCTGACTAACGCGCACGTGATCGACGGTGCGAACGTCGTGACCGTGAAGCTCACCGACAAGCGCGAGTACAAGGCGAAGGTCGTCGGCGCCGACAAGCAGTCCGACGTCGCGGTGCTGAAGATCGACGCTTCGGGCCTGCCGATCGTGAAGATCGGCGATCCGGCGCAGAGCAAGGTCGGCCAGTGGGTCGTCGCGATCGGCTCGCCGTACGGGTTCGACAACACGGTCACCTCGGGCATCATCAGCGCGAAGTCGCGTGCGTTGCCCGACGAGAACTACACGCCGTTCATCCAGACCGACGTGCCCGTGAACCCCGGCAACTCGGGCGGCCCGCTGTTCAACCTGAACGGCGAGGTGATCGGCATCAACTCGATGATCTACTCGCAGACGGGCGGCTTCCAGGGGCTGTCGTTCGCGATCCCGATCAACGAGGCGATGAAGGTGAAGGACGAGCTCGTGAAGACGGGCCACGTGAGCCGCGGCCGGCTCGGCGTCGCCGTGCAGGGGCTCAATCAGACGCTCGCGAGTTCGTTCGGCTTGCAAAAGCCCGACGGCGCGCTCGTCAGCTCGGTCGATCCGAAGGGGCCGGCCGCGAAGGCCGGGCTGCAGCCGGGCGACGTGATCCTCGCGGTCGACGGCGTGCCGGTTCAGGATTCGTCGACGCTGCCCGCGCAGATCGCGGGCATGAAGCCGGGCACGAAGGCCGATCTGCAGATCTGGCGCGACAAGTCGAGGAAGACGGTATCGGTGACGCTCGCGTCGCTCGCCGACGATCAGGCGAAGGCGGGCGCCGACGAGCCCGTCGAGCAGGGGCGGCTCGGCGTCGCGGTGCGCCCGCTGTCGCCGCGCGAGCGCAACGGCTCGTCGCTCACGCACGGCCTGGTCGTCCAGCAATCGGCGGGGCCTGCCGCGAGCGCGGGCATCCAGCCCGGCGACGTGATTCTCGCGGTGAACGGGCGGCCCGTCACGAGCGCCGAACAATTGCGCGACGCGGTCAAGCGCGCGGGCAACAGTCTTGCGCTGCTGATCCAGCGTGACGATGCCCAGATTTTCGTGCCGGTCGATCTGGGCTGA
- a CDS encoding DUF427 domain-containing protein — protein MSDAAGHRIEIEPNRHRVRVIHRGITYADSLAAYTLREPGAPDVQYLPRDDVNMSRLVPSDRVALEHCAHKGPATYFHLHTEDGVIENAAWSYEEPSGIANAIRQYVAFDAACVDRIDVTS, from the coding sequence ATGTCCGACGCCGCAGGCCATCGCATCGAAATCGAGCCGAACCGCCATCGGGTTCGCGTGATCCATCGCGGCATCACCTATGCCGATTCGCTTGCCGCCTATACGCTGCGGGAACCGGGCGCGCCCGATGTCCAGTATCTGCCGCGCGACGACGTCAACATGTCGCGGCTCGTGCCGTCCGATCGCGTCGCGCTCGAGCATTGCGCGCACAAGGGGCCGGCCACTTACTTTCATCTGCATACCGAAGACGGCGTGATCGAGAACGCCGCATGGAGTTACGAGGAGCCGTCCGGGATCGCGAACGCGATCCGGCAGTACGTCGCGTTCGATGCCGCGTGCGTCGACCGCATCGACGTGACGTCCTGA
- the bpeB gene encoding efflux RND transporter permease BpeB, producing the protein MAKFFIDRPIFAWVIAIILMLAGVAAIFTLPIAQYPTIAPPSIQITANYPGASAKTVEDTVTQVIEQQMSGLDNFLYMSSTSDDSGNATITITFAPGTNPDIAQVQVQNKLSLATPILPQVVQQLGLSVTKSSSSFLLVLAFNSEDGSMNKYDLANYVASHVKDPISRINGVGTVTLFGSQYAMRIWLDPTKLTNYGLTPVDVTSAISAQNVQIAGGQLGGTPAVPGTVLQATITEATLLQTPEQFGNILLKVNQDGSQVRLKDVAQIGLGGETYNFDTKYNGQPTAALGIQLATNANALATAKAVRAKIDEMSAYFPHGLVVKYPYDTTPFVRLSIEEVVKTLLEGIVLVFLVMYLFLQNLRATIIPTIAVPVVLLGTFAIMSMVGFSINVLSMFGLVLAIGLLVDDAIVVVENVERVMAEEGLPPKEATRKAMGQITGALVGVALVLSAVFVPVAFSGGSVGAIYRQFSLTIVSAMVLSVLVALILTPALCATILKPIPQGHHEEKKGFFGWFNRTFNSSRDKYHVGVHHVIKRSGRWLIIYLAVIVAVGLLFVRLPKSFLPDEDQGLMFVIVQTPSGSTQETTARTLANISDYLLTQEKDIVESAFTVNGFSFAGRGQNSGLVFVKLKDYSQRQSSDQKVQALIGRMFGRYAGYKDALVIPFNPPSIPELGTAAGFDFELTDNAGLGHDALMAARNQLLGMAAKDPTLRGVRPNGLNDTPQYKVDIDREKANALGVTADAIDQTFSIAWASKYVNNFLDTDGRIKKVYVQSDAPFRMTPEDMNIWYVRNGSGGMVPFSAFATGHWTYGSPKLERYNGISAMEIQGQAAPGKSTGQAMTAMETLAKKLPTGIGYSWTGLSFQEIQSGSQAPILYAISILVVFLCLAALYESWSIPFSVIMVVPLGVIGALLAATLRGLENDVFFQVGLLTTVGLSAKNAILIVEFARELQQTEKMGPIEAALEAARLRLRPILMTSLAFILGVMLLAISNGAGSASQHAIGTGVIGGMITATFLAIFMIPMFFVKVRAVFSGEKEDADEALRLAHEHMHRDDKPEHGDDAGKKD; encoded by the coding sequence ATGGCAAAGTTTTTTATCGATCGCCCGATCTTCGCGTGGGTGATCGCCATCATCCTGATGCTGGCCGGCGTCGCGGCGATCTTCACGCTGCCGATCGCCCAGTATCCGACGATCGCGCCGCCGTCGATCCAGATCACCGCGAACTACCCGGGCGCTTCGGCGAAGACCGTCGAAGACACCGTCACGCAGGTGATCGAGCAGCAGATGAGCGGCCTCGACAACTTCCTGTACATGTCGTCGACGAGTGACGACTCGGGCAACGCGACGATCACGATCACATTCGCGCCGGGCACGAACCCGGACATCGCGCAGGTTCAGGTGCAGAACAAGCTGTCGCTCGCGACGCCGATCCTGCCGCAGGTGGTGCAGCAGCTCGGCCTGTCGGTGACGAAGTCGAGCAGCAGCTTCCTGCTCGTGCTCGCCTTCAACTCCGAAGACGGCAGCATGAACAAGTACGACCTGGCGAACTACGTCGCGTCGCACGTGAAGGACCCGATCAGCCGGATCAACGGCGTCGGCACTGTCACGCTGTTCGGCTCGCAGTACGCGATGCGGATCTGGCTCGACCCGACCAAGCTCACGAACTACGGGCTCACGCCGGTCGACGTGACGAGCGCGATCTCCGCGCAGAACGTGCAGATCGCGGGCGGCCAGCTGGGCGGCACGCCGGCCGTGCCGGGCACCGTGCTGCAGGCGACGATCACCGAGGCGACGCTGCTGCAGACGCCCGAGCAGTTCGGCAACATCCTGCTGAAGGTGAATCAGGACGGCTCGCAGGTGCGGCTGAAGGACGTCGCGCAGATCGGCCTCGGCGGCGAGACGTACAACTTCGACACGAAGTACAACGGCCAGCCGACCGCCGCGCTCGGCATCCAGCTCGCGACCAACGCGAACGCGCTCGCGACCGCGAAGGCGGTGCGCGCGAAGATCGACGAGATGTCGGCGTACTTCCCGCACGGCCTCGTCGTCAAGTACCCGTACGACACGACGCCGTTCGTGCGCCTGTCGATCGAGGAAGTGGTGAAGACGCTGCTCGAGGGTATCGTCCTCGTGTTCCTCGTGATGTATCTGTTCCTGCAGAACCTGCGGGCGACGATCATCCCGACGATCGCGGTGCCCGTGGTGCTGCTCGGCACGTTCGCGATCATGTCGATGGTGGGCTTCTCGATCAACGTGCTGTCGATGTTCGGCCTCGTGCTCGCGATCGGCCTGCTCGTCGACGATGCGATCGTCGTCGTCGAGAACGTCGAGCGGGTGATGGCGGAAGAGGGCTTGCCGCCGAAGGAGGCGACGCGCAAGGCGATGGGCCAGATCACGGGCGCGCTCGTGGGCGTGGCGCTCGTGCTGTCGGCGGTGTTCGTGCCGGTGGCGTTCTCGGGCGGCTCGGTCGGCGCGATCTATCGGCAGTTCTCGCTGACGATCGTCTCGGCGATGGTGCTTTCCGTGCTCGTCGCGTTGATTCTGACGCCGGCGCTGTGCGCGACGATCCTCAAGCCGATCCCGCAAGGGCATCACGAGGAGAAGAAGGGCTTCTTCGGCTGGTTCAACCGCACCTTCAACTCGAGCCGCGACAAGTATCACGTCGGCGTCCACCACGTGATCAAGCGCTCGGGCCGCTGGCTCATCATCTATCTCGCGGTGATCGTCGCCGTCGGCCTGCTGTTCGTGCGCCTGCCGAAATCGTTCCTGCCCGACGAGGACCAGGGCCTGATGTTCGTGATCGTCCAGACGCCGTCGGGCTCGACGCAGGAGACGACCGCGCGCACGCTCGCGAACATTTCCGACTACCTGCTCACGCAGGAGAAGGACATCGTCGAATCCGCGTTCACGGTCAACGGCTTCAGCTTCGCGGGCCGCGGCCAGAACTCGGGCCTCGTGTTCGTCAAGCTGAAGGACTACTCGCAGCGGCAGAGCTCGGACCAGAAGGTGCAGGCGCTGATCGGCCGGATGTTCGGACGCTACGCGGGCTACAAGGACGCGCTCGTGATTCCGTTCAACCCGCCGTCGATTCCCGAACTCGGCACGGCGGCCGGCTTCGACTTCGAGCTGACCGACAACGCGGGCCTCGGCCACGATGCGCTGATGGCCGCGCGCAACCAGTTGCTCGGGATGGCCGCGAAGGATCCGACGCTGCGGGGCGTGCGTCCGAACGGGCTGAACGACACGCCGCAGTACAAGGTCGACATCGATCGCGAGAAGGCGAACGCGCTCGGCGTGACCGCGGATGCGATCGACCAGACGTTCTCGATCGCGTGGGCGTCGAAGTACGTGAACAACTTCCTCGACACCGACGGCCGGATCAAGAAGGTGTACGTGCAGTCCGACGCGCCGTTCCGGATGACGCCGGAGGACATGAACATCTGGTACGTGCGCAACGGCTCGGGCGGGATGGTGCCGTTCTCCGCGTTCGCGACGGGCCACTGGACCTACGGCTCGCCGAAGCTCGAGCGCTACAACGGCATCTCGGCGATGGAAATCCAGGGCCAGGCCGCGCCGGGCAAGTCGACCGGCCAGGCGATGACGGCGATGGAGACGCTCGCGAAGAAGCTGCCGACGGGCATCGGCTATTCGTGGACGGGGCTGTCGTTCCAGGAAATCCAGTCGGGCTCGCAGGCGCCGATCCTGTACGCGATCTCGATCCTCGTCGTGTTCCTGTGTCTCGCCGCGCTGTATGAAAGCTGGTCGATCCCGTTCTCGGTGATCATGGTCGTGCCGCTCGGCGTGATCGGCGCGCTGCTCGCCGCAACGCTGCGCGGGCTCGAGAACGACGTGTTCTTCCAGGTCGGCCTGCTGACGACGGTGGGGCTGTCGGCGAAGAACGCGATCCTGATCGTCGAGTTCGCGCGCGAGCTGCAGCAAACGGAGAAGATGGGGCCGATCGAGGCGGCGCTCGAGGCGGCGCGGCTGCGGCTGCGTCCGATTCTGATGACGTCGCTCGCGTTCATTCTCGGCGTGATGCTGCTCGCGATCAGCAACGGCGCAGGCTCGGCGAGCCAGCACGCGATCGGCACCGGCGTGATCGGCGGGATGATCACCGCGACGTTCCTCGCGATCTTCATGATCCCGATGTTCTTCGTGAAGGTGCGGGCAGTGTTCAGCGGCGAGAAGGAAGACGCCGACGAAGCGCTGCGCCTCGCGCACGAGCACATGCACCGTGACGACAAGCCGGAGCACGGCGACGACGCTGGCAAGAAGGACTAA
- a CDS encoding carboxypeptidase-like regulatory domain-containing protein — protein MRQQSVSQYLIVAALAFGLAGVARAQPGLPDVQHHGDVGFVSGGVGLDESTAFQRSESSWPLALRFTGAGGEYLSDVHVSVLDAQGGEVLKTDARGPYMLVRLKPGRYTVRASYNGSEQTHAVTVPAKGGTKAAFSWKAQ, from the coding sequence ATGCGACAGCAAAGCGTTTCCCAATACCTGATCGTGGCGGCGCTGGCCTTCGGCCTCGCGGGCGTCGCGCGCGCGCAGCCCGGTCTGCCCGACGTGCAGCACCACGGCGACGTCGGCTTCGTGTCGGGCGGCGTGGGGCTCGACGAGTCCACCGCGTTCCAGCGCAGCGAAAGCAGCTGGCCGCTCGCGCTGCGCTTCACGGGCGCAGGCGGCGAGTATCTGTCCGATGTTCACGTGTCCGTGCTCGATGCGCAAGGCGGCGAAGTGCTGAAGACCGATGCGCGCGGCCCCTACATGCTCGTCAGGCTCAAGCCGGGGCGCTATACCGTGCGCGCGAGCTACAACGGCAGCGAGCAGACCCATGCGGTCACGGTGCCGGCGAAGGGCGGCACGAAGGCGGCGTTCTCGTGGAAGGCGCAGTGA